A stretch of the Aminipila terrae genome encodes the following:
- a CDS encoding DUF6648 family protein — protein MAVGIRKTTFDEFFDNRKALIYKYQKGDLTKKEFIEEHYYFMTRLNLKPFQRIDSFEKGIYNYQYYNAVAKYNTLRARDKKLIEKHPDLVREIENKIKYNYNKKDESIIKLLRYLNYEEIEAYYIKSKSDYLDNRLIEIVLLDYDDVILHTINTGIVDELKREGVFEDVRKRSKIDNYVNKKY, from the coding sequence ATGGCAGTAGGTATCAGAAAGACTACTTTTGACGAATTCTTTGATAATAGGAAGGCGTTGATTTATAAATATCAGAAAGGGGACTTAACAAAAAAAGAGTTTATAGAAGAACATTACTACTTTATGACAAGACTGAATTTAAAGCCTTTTCAACGAATAGACTCTTTTGAAAAGGGGATTTACAATTATCAGTATTACAATGCAGTGGCAAAATATAACACCCTGAGGGCCAGGGATAAAAAACTTATAGAAAAACATCCTGATCTGGTTCGGGAGATAGAAAATAAAATTAAATATAATTATAATAAAAAAGATGAATCTATTATAAAACTTCTGAGATATCTGAATTATGAAGAAATAGAAGCTTACTATATTAAATCAAAGTCAGATTATCTTGATAATAGGTTAATTGAAATAGTACTTCTGGATTACGATGATGTAATATTACACACCATCAATACTGGTATAGTGGATGAACTAAAACGTGAAGGTGTATTTGAAGATGTACGAAAACGATCCAAAATAGACAACTATGTCAACAAAAAATATTAG